The following coding sequences lie in one Bacteroidota bacterium genomic window:
- a CDS encoding replication-associated recombination protein A yields MSANMPLAERLRPTSLEEYVGQEHLVGENAILRQAMQSGRIPSLILWGPPGVGKTTLALLIAQQLERQFFTLSAVTSGVKEVREVIEKARLLHRPPILFIDEIHRFSKSQQDSLLGAVEKGYITLIGATTENPSFEVIAPLLSRCQVYVLKPLEMNHLETLTSRALAVLEKETGCNIEFAAMDALMQISGGDARKLLNALELAVELHPEARSGSKTLHITNDLLKKLIQNNLTRYDKKGEMHYDIISAFIKSMRGSDPNAAVYYLARMVEAGEDPLFIARRMLILASEDIGNANPNALLLANACFDAVNKIGWPESRIILSQTAIYLACSPKSNASYVAINKAQDLVRKYGDLSVPLALRNAPTRLMDELGYGQGYKYAHDFSDNFAEMEMLPDAIAGTRLYEPGNNSREQELRLRLQKLWREKYGY; encoded by the coding sequence ATGTCAGCAAACATGCCTTTGGCCGAACGGCTCCGGCCAACGAGTCTGGAAGAGTATGTCGGTCAGGAACATCTTGTGGGCGAAAATGCCATACTGCGGCAAGCGATGCAGAGTGGCCGCATACCGAGCCTCATTCTTTGGGGGCCTCCGGGTGTGGGCAAAACCACCCTTGCCTTGCTGATCGCCCAGCAGCTCGAACGTCAGTTTTTTACCCTCAGCGCTGTGACCTCCGGCGTTAAAGAGGTGCGCGAGGTGATTGAAAAGGCCAGGCTGCTGCACCGCCCTCCTATATTATTTATTGACGAAATCCATCGGTTCAGCAAATCGCAGCAGGACTCGCTGCTGGGCGCAGTTGAAAAGGGCTACATCACCCTGATCGGTGCTACCACCGAGAATCCCAGCTTTGAAGTTATCGCGCCCCTGCTCTCCCGCTGCCAGGTGTACGTGCTGAAGCCGCTCGAAATGAATCATCTGGAAACGCTGACTTCAAGGGCTCTGGCGGTGCTTGAAAAAGAAACAGGCTGCAACATTGAGTTTGCTGCCATGGATGCGCTGATGCAGATCAGTGGAGGCGATGCCCGCAAGCTGCTCAATGCCCTCGAACTTGCCGTGGAACTCCATCCCGAGGCCAGATCGGGCAGCAAAACCCTGCACATTACCAACGATCTGCTGAAAAAGCTGATACAGAACAACCTGACCCGCTACGATAAAAAAGGCGAGATGCACTACGACATCATCTCGGCCTTTATCAAATCGATGCGAGGCAGCGACCCCAATGCCGCTGTGTATTACCTGGCCCGCATGGTTGAAGCCGGCGAAGACCCGTTGTTCATTGCGCGGCGCATGCTCATCCTGGCCTCGGAAGACATCGGCAACGCCAACCCCAATGCCCTGCTGCTGGCCAACGCATGCTTTGACGCCGTGAATAAAATAGGCTGGCCCGAGAGCCGCATCATCCTATCGCAGACAGCCATCTACCTGGCCTGCTCACCCAAGAGTAATGCAAGCTATGTTGCAATCAACAAAGCTCAGGATCTAGTGCGCAAATACGGCGACCTGAGTGTACCCCTTGCACTTCGCAACGCGCCCACCCGACTGATGGACGAGCTGGGCTATGGGCAGGGATACAAATACGCCCACGACTTCAGCGATAACTTTGCTGAAATGGAGATGCTGCCCGATGCCATTGCCGGCACACGGCTGTATGAGCCTGGCAACAACAGCCGGGAACAAGAGTTGCGCCTGAGGCTGCAAAAACTCTGGAGGGAAAAATACGGTTACTGA
- a CDS encoding DUF1573 domain-containing protein: MKKLFFLMLLLGAGTLMAQQPATAPTTNGPEITFTKLVHDYGTIFVGSDGSYEFEFTNTGNEPLILSQPRSSCGCTVPDWPRKPILPGEKEKIKVTYNTAIRGNFTKTVTILSNAKTNNSVVLTIRGNVVDKPAENLPEKTSAVGQNPGGR; the protein is encoded by the coding sequence ATGAAAAAGCTGTTTTTTCTCATGCTTTTGCTTGGAGCCGGCACCCTGATGGCCCAGCAGCCCGCTACTGCCCCGACCACCAACGGCCCCGAAATAACCTTCACCAAGCTGGTACACGATTATGGAACCATTTTCGTTGGCTCCGACGGAAGTTACGAATTTGAGTTCACAAACACCGGCAACGAACCCCTCATTCTGAGTCAGCCGCGCTCCTCCTGTGGATGCACGGTACCCGACTGGCCACGCAAACCCATTTTGCCGGGCGAAAAAGAAAAGATCAAAGTCACCTACAACACCGCAATACGTGGTAACTTCACCAAAACGGTGACCATTCTCTCCAATGCCAAGACGAACAATTCTGTTGTGCTGACCATACGCGGAAATGTAGTGGACAAGCCTGCCGAGAATCTTCCTGAAAAGACCAGCGCCGTGGGTCAGAACCCCGGGGGCAGATAA
- a CDS encoding pyridoxal phosphate-dependent aminotransferase, whose translation MPTISQKGRQMPESPIRKLVPYAEAAKKRGIRVYHLNIGQPDIHTPEVALQAIRNYDGKVIEYSHSAGIASYRAKLARYYEKHNIFVSPDEIIIGAGASEALLFAFQTIMDPGDEVIIPEPFYANYNGFAINAGVKVIPIPSDIDSGFALPPIADFEKSITPRTKAILVCNPNNPTGYLYSEEELEVLRQLVIKYDLYLIADEVYREFCYDGHKHHSCMHLKGIEQNVILIDSVSKRYSACGVRVGWMISRNKEVMQTALKFAQARLSPPSFGQIAAEAAIDTPETYFEEVLEEYLHRRNLVVERINKMDGAFCPNPKGAFYVVARLPIDDSDRFCQWLLEDFAFENQTVMLAPASGFYSTPGRGKDEVRISYVLNTTDLARAMDALEHALKVYPGKTN comes from the coding sequence ATGCCAACGATCTCGCAAAAGGGCCGCCAAATGCCCGAATCGCCCATCCGCAAGCTTGTTCCTTATGCCGAAGCCGCCAAAAAACGCGGCATCAGAGTGTATCACCTCAACATAGGCCAGCCCGACATCCATACGCCGGAAGTTGCCTTGCAGGCCATCCGCAACTACGATGGCAAGGTGATCGAATACAGCCATTCGGCTGGCATTGCTTCCTACAGGGCCAAGCTGGCAAGGTATTACGAAAAGCATAACATCTTCGTCAGTCCCGACGAAATCATCATCGGCGCCGGAGCCTCCGAAGCCCTGCTTTTTGCTTTTCAAACCATCATGGATCCCGGCGACGAAGTCATCATACCCGAACCATTCTACGCCAACTACAACGGCTTTGCCATCAATGCGGGTGTAAAAGTGATACCTATCCCCTCAGACATTGATTCCGGCTTTGCGCTTCCGCCAATTGCCGACTTCGAGAAGTCGATCACCCCGCGAACCAAGGCCATTCTGGTTTGTAACCCGAACAATCCCACCGGATACCTCTATTCGGAGGAGGAACTGGAAGTGCTCAGGCAGCTGGTCATCAAATACGACCTGTATCTTATTGCCGATGAAGTGTACCGTGAGTTTTGCTACGATGGCCACAAACACCATTCCTGCATGCACCTCAAAGGCATTGAGCAGAACGTCATTCTGATCGATTCGGTTTCGAAGCGCTACAGCGCCTGTGGCGTGCGCGTAGGATGGATGATCTCCAGGAACAAAGAGGTGATGCAGACGGCACTCAAGTTTGCACAGGCCCGCCTCAGTCCGCCCAGCTTCGGGCAAATAGCCGCCGAAGCCGCCATCGACACGCCGGAGACTTATTTCGAAGAAGTGCTCGAAGAATACCTCCACCGTCGCAACCTCGTAGTTGAACGTATCAACAAAATGGATGGCGCGTTTTGCCCCAACCCCAAAGGTGCATTTTATGTGGTAGCCCGTTTGCCCATCGACGACAGCGACCGTTTCTGCCAATGGCTGCTCGAAGATTTCGCCTTCGAAAATCAAACGGTCATGCTGGCACCTGCCAGTGGCTTTTATTCCACCCCCGGTCGCGGAAAGGATGAAGTGCGCATCAGCTATGTGCTCAATACCACCGACCTGGCAAGGGCAATGGATGCACTGGAACATGCCCTGAAAGTTTATCCCGGAAAGACGAACTGA